Within Sorghum bicolor cultivar BTx623 chromosome 2, Sorghum_bicolor_NCBIv3, whole genome shotgun sequence, the genomic segment AGAATGTTGATTCCACAGATGTGGTGGATCCACATGCCATCTTGTGTAATGTAATTTAAAGCAGAGATGAAGGAGCATGCAAAACACACCAAATCTCCCAGTCATGTACCAAGAAAACTAAATCCCACCAAATAATGGTTTACTTGAGAAAACTAGTATACGAAGCTAATGTGAGTCCACTGTCCAGTATTCCGTTTCACTTGGGACACATATCTTTAACAAAACTGTATGTTGTGCACTGTGCTGAGACTACTCGGATGGTCTATCTGCTGGATTGACTAGAGGCGCTCTCTGAATCCTTTCAGGTGGATCGAAGCCGTCCACAGAAGGTTTGACGTACAGATTGAACATGACGTTGGTGAAGATGGTGAGGATGACAAGTCCAAGAGTCGAGAATGCCAGATATGTTGGAGAGATCTCTGGCAGTTCATCGGTTGATCCCCGCCCTGTTATCATGGCTCGGTCCAAGTACGGATCTGTTTCAAGCAAACCACAAtaaatatactacaaatacaGTAATATGACGTCAAAACGTTGTAATCGAGCAGCAACTTTACATAATTTGAGTTTTGTTTGCAGGTATGCTGTTTCAAAGGAAATTGAGTTGGGTTACAAAGCAATTGATACCTGTTCGCAGTACTAACTAGCACTTGGaccgttctaaattataaagatGTTTTAACTTTTTTGATACATTACCTTTGTTATattatatatctagacataAAGTATTTCTGattgcatagcaaaagctatgtattTAGGAAAGCTAAAATATCTTGCAAttaggaatggagggagtaaataGTAATCTTAGTCTTCGGATGGTTCAAGATCAGTAGAGGTTTTTCATTTTCCTTGGCTAAAGATTATTGAAGCATTATTTTATGTTCGACCTTTTAAAAAGAATCTCTTCCAACTTTTTTGACCGAGCATTTAAAATTAAAACACATGACAACAGTGCTTCTTCCATACTGTACTCACTAAGAGATGACAGTACGGCAAGTTCATCAGCACCAATGTGTAGTATGTACTACGTACTGTTCTACTATAAAAGTGACAGGAGTTGTACACTGTGCAGCACACTGCATACTGTAGCATTCTCGCAATTTATGAGTACCTAAAAAGTAAAAAACCAAAGTTCCTACAGAACACAGAGGACTGGTCTATCTCTTCATGCCGTAGCCCGTAGGCAGGTCAAAACTTTCAGTATTAAAGAGACAATCCTGCATTGCACGTTACTCACAGTTTAATGCTGATACTGTTGCCGTTTCAGAAAACACAGATTCAACCCTGAGACAACACACTTTAATGCTGATGCTGTTACTCAcagtttagttggcaaaaaattTGTTTACtgaagtactttcgtttgtatttaataattatagtTCAATCATGACGTTagttttaaaagattcatctcgcaaattataaacaaactgtataattaattattttttttatctatatttaatattttatacatataccgcgagattcgatgtgacgaaaaattttgaaaggttttgaaaactaaaccatgcgtcatgcaagcaagcaagcactAGTTTAGGAGAAGACTTGTACCACTTAGCATCAATTGTTGGCATTGAATAAGATATGCCAGGAAGTTTTCAATTTCGAACTGAAAGATTAGGGGAATGGACAGAGACACACTGCATGCAAATGCTGAGATGGGTAGGCAGAGTCTGGAATTAGGATTAcccggaggaggaggtggcgtcgGTGGCCGCATCTTGGGCTCGACCAGCCCCTCCAGCAGCGCGTCCAGCTCCTCCAGCCGCTTCCGCGTCTCCTCCGGCGTCtcgcgccgcgccgcctcgtCGCCACCCTTTCCCGCCGACGAGAAGCTGATTACCTTCCGACATGTCCTCCCCCTCCGCTCACGCACGGACTGCGCAAGAACCGCCGAAAACGCACCTCCTCCTCCGACGGCGCTCGGGACGAGCGGGCGGAGGCGGACTGGCACCTGCATCCTTGCCAGAGGTCGCCCAGGACAGGAACGAAAGTGTCAGCGGCGTGTGGACTGTAGTGACCGAGCGCGCGCGTGTGGATAACGATTTTGACGACCTAAACGGGCCAAATAAAGCTACCAGGCCTTATGGCCCATGTTATTTCAAGTAAGTTATTGATGGGCAGGCTCTCGGCTTTGGGCCCAAACAAAAACCATAGGTCCACAAGGGTAGCATCTCTCACTAGCATGCAATCGTTTCgttgtactccctctgtctaaAAAAAAGTCAATTTTTTAAAGTTGTCTTAAATTaaacttttaaattttgattaaatttctataaaaaatactaaaatttatggtattaaattaatatcattagattcatcatagaatactTTTTATATGATgcacattttatgtcatagatgttgttattcttttctataaagtaagttaaacttaaaaaagtttgactagtACGAATTCTAGGAATTAATTCTTTtatggacagagggagtatatctctactataattaaaATCTTCTTCAAGTCACCTCCCTCCTTCAAGATCAACGGCTCAGAACACACCAACTAGAAATCCAACGTCTGAGATTAAGATGTTAGAAGCCGTTTCCAACTCTCCTAACTCCTCTCTACGTAACGAGCCCTACTCCTCCCCGCATCCCCGCACCACCCTAGGTTCGATTCCTACTCCAATTGAATTTCtctggaaaaaaaaaaactctgctTTTTCCCTTCATCCCTCCCTCCCTATCCGTGtcgctcctcctcttcctctcttGCTGCCTCCGTCCACGGTGAGATCACATTAAGAGCACCGTCCTCGCCCCCGCCGAGGTCGTGACTGGCCAGCACTATCACTAGCCCTTGACGACTAGAGTCGCAGTCGTGGCCATCACCGTGGTTGGCTCCACGGGCACCCTGGCTAGCTCCTTGGCTAGGGACACTACTGGCTAGACCTCCGCCATGGTCGGCCCCATGGCTGGGGGGCGGCCCCTTGGCAGCGGCAACTGGAGGCCTGGCTGGTAGGCAACGCCGACGCAGGGCTCCCTCATGGCGCAACAAGGGTAGTGGCGCACGATGCGACGCGAGGCCTACTCGCGGGGCTAAGCAGGGCCCACACGGGGCGGCCAACCACAGCAGCGCTGTCTGCCACTAACGGGCATCAGGATGCGGTGGCGGCCAAGGCAGCGTCCATGCATCTCCCCGTGAAGATGTGCATCCAGGTATGGTCTCTCTTCTCTCAATTCATCACAAGATTAGTGTTTCTATACACTTTCTGGCTGACCATGGCGACTGCTAACTCATCTCCAATGTTTGGATTCTGTCAGCAATCTGACGCTATTTCCCTTGATCTACAAGGTCATGTGCTATCTCCCCTCCTTTGGCTCTTTCTCTATCAGCACAAGAATCTGTTCACTATGTGTTTGATAGAATGCTTCACAAAGATACCACAAAAAAGATTCACTAATTTTGGTCATATCATACCTTTTAAACTATCAACAAGTTAGGTTATCAAGGAttctaagaaaaaaaaacagttaGAAGAAATTTACTTGCGTCTTCCAATTGTCTGAACTACTGAATTTTTTAAGGGACCAGTCTTATTTGTACACAAGAAATTTGAGCTATACTGCATTAAACAGAATCATACAGGCTGGGTGAATGGATGAGAGATTATATGATTGCCATGTGAAGGTGTTTGGATTATATGAAAGAAAGGTTTATACATACAGAGTAGATTTACTATGGATATATTGCTAATGGATTAAatatacatttttatttttttagtttcataagttTATATCTTAGAAACAGTTTTTGTTCATGTGCAGATATTTCTGCAGGGTAAATATTAAAAATGAGTGAAGACTGGATTGGTTCAGATAATCAGTTAGCCCTTGTAACAACAGCTTTATTGATCAGGTGATGCATTTCTTTGAATACAAACTTCTTGAGAGATGCCTAATAATTATAGATGTGCTATATTCTTCTTGCAGAACAGGTGTATTCTACTGTATCTCACTTCATTTCAACTAATTCAATTGTTTCAGGAAATGTGGTTCAAATTATGTGGTTTATGATTGAACAAGCATTTAATTTTGTCCCAATAGTGTCTGATAGTGAAGATGGGATAATTAATGATAATTAATGACTGAAACAAGGTTCTGAGTGAGTCGACAGAAGTACATCCGAAAATTACTCATCTGTTTTGGTCCCTTTTAATTAGTTTGTTAATGCATGTGTGGTATTTGAAGTAGCCTTTTAATTAGTCATTGTTTGGTCGCATGATAAAGTAGCAGATCAGAGGTGCTCTGCCTCATACTCTGCATGTGCACAGATGCGGCGAATGGTTTGGCAGGTCACCTATCTCGATTCCATAGTTTTGCCTTCTcccataattttttttttattttttgtagatGATTTGCTCTCTCGTAATCCTACTCTTCTGTTACAAAGCCTTGGGAAATTCATTTCGATTTTAGTTTAGGTTGCCAAGTGACCACGAAATCAGTACTGGTGAATTAATGTGTCACTGTGTTTCGTTCGTTTTAGTAAACTTTCAAGGAAAATGTTGGTTGTTTTCTCTACTGTGGGTTATGGAGATTGTAGATCAGTATGATGACGCATGTGTCTCTGCTGGTGCGACTGATAACCTTGCTATTTTTCTTCTTGCTTGGAACATGACCTCCGGAGAGGTATTAGTCGACTTATGATTTATACCCACATAAATTCACTTCTTTGCTGCTTATCGGTCTACTATTTTGTGCAGTGAAAATGACATCCACTTCATAACTACGCGTTGGCACTGTTTGTGGGACAGTGGTGTTGACATCAACTTGGTAGAGTAAGTTACGTGCTTATGATTCCCATTTCTCTTTCATATCTGACAAAGGGAAGGCAAAGTTAACTACGCAAGTGTTGCTTATATGGGATGGTTTCACCTCTCCTCACAAGGCGTTTATAGCTTCTCAATGTGCCCGTAAGTTCATCTCCAATTGGATACATGCTAAAAAGATGTATAACCGGTGTGAGTGCCTAATCTGAAACCATGAAATCTTAGCCAGAGCAGCATTGAACTTTTTTGCTATATGTACTGGAAGAATGCTATTAGTAAAATTTTGTTCTTATCTCGAAACAGTCTTGGGGATTAGCAACGGACTGACATTTGTAATAACCATTTGATCAAGTATAACAATTATATTGtcttttttatataatttaattttgTTGTTTTAGTTTGCATAGAGTATTTCAGTTCTAATTTGTATGTAGCCGAATTTtgtcgtagcgttagcacggggcACTGTACTAGTACATATATGAGCCTACGTATACATACGCAACATATAATGGTGGTCGATATTGCTTTAATTGCTAACTTATTTCATGGCATGGATCGGTGATGATATGATCGCGCCAAATAATGTCAGTTTATTTTGAAACTTATTAGGAGGCGAACGTGGTGATGACACCGGCTCCGGCTCCGTCGAAGCTGCGGTGGTGGAACCGGGAGACGGCGCAATTGGTGGAGAAGAGACCGGCGGACAGGTACTTGGGCGCGCCGCCCATCTTGGCGCCGATGTCCAGCTTGCTGACGTAGCCCGGGCGGTACGTCTACCCCAGCACGCCGTCGACGTCCTTGGTGAGGTTATGGAACTGGAAGCCGAGGTCAAGGTGCACGAGCTGTCGACGCTGCCCGTCTCGCCGTACTTGTGGATCCAGTCGTCACTGTCGGTGATGGGCACGACATTGGCGGATATGGTGAAGACGCCGTCCAGCTCCACCATGACTGTGCTGACGGTCAAGCACAGTAGATTTATTTAATATCAATTTTAcctattttttattaaaatattATGATCTTGGTTGTAATAgtgtatttttttaaaaaaattgttgaAACATATAGTTTTGTATATTTTGTTATACTAAAAAATA encodes:
- the LOC8056359 gene encoding uncharacterized protein LOC8056359, producing the protein MQVPVRLRPLVPSAVGGGGAFSAVLAQSVRERRGRTCRKVISFSSAGKGGDEAARRETPEETRKRLEELDALLEGLVEPKMRPPTPPPPPDPYLDRAMITGRGSTDELPEISPTYLAFSTLGLVILTIFTNVMFNLYVKPSVDGFDPPERIQRAPLVNPADRPSE